One region of Mycolicibacterium lutetiense genomic DNA includes:
- a CDS encoding SPFH domain-containing protein translates to MDGAVAGLVLLIVLVVFAIIVVAKSVALIPQAEAAVIERLGRYSRTVSGQLTLLVPFVDRVRARVDLRERVVSFPPQGVITEDNLTLAIDTVVYFRVMNPQAAVYEISNYIVGVEQLTATTLRNVVGGMTLEQTLTSRDSINQQLRGVLDEATGRWGLRVARVELRSIDPPPSIQESMEKQMKADREKRAMILTAEGVRESSIKQAEGQKQSQILAAEGAKQAAILAAEADRQSRMLRAQGERAAQYLKAQGEAKAIEKTFAAIKAGRPTPEMLAYQYLQTLPEMAKGEANKVWLVPSDFGSALQGFTKMLGVPGEDGVFRYTPPPVEQGLPKPEDDSDEVADWFSTETDPVIAQAVAKAEAEARAPAPPLGAASPPNELEGGTHRA, encoded by the coding sequence GTGGATGGTGCGGTAGCCGGGCTCGTATTGCTGATTGTGCTGGTGGTGTTTGCCATCATCGTCGTAGCCAAATCGGTTGCGCTCATTCCTCAGGCCGAGGCCGCGGTGATCGAGCGGCTCGGCCGGTACAGCCGCACGGTCAGCGGCCAGCTGACCCTGCTGGTGCCATTCGTCGATCGGGTTCGCGCGCGGGTGGACCTGCGCGAGCGGGTGGTGTCCTTCCCTCCACAAGGGGTGATCACCGAGGACAACCTGACTCTGGCCATCGACACGGTGGTGTACTTCCGGGTCATGAATCCGCAGGCGGCGGTATATGAGATCAGCAACTACATCGTCGGTGTGGAACAGCTGACCGCCACGACACTGCGCAATGTCGTCGGCGGCATGACCCTGGAACAGACGTTGACGTCACGCGACTCGATCAACCAGCAACTGCGCGGGGTGCTGGACGAAGCGACGGGCCGCTGGGGCCTGCGGGTGGCGCGGGTCGAGCTGCGCAGCATCGACCCGCCGCCGTCGATCCAGGAATCGATGGAAAAGCAGATGAAGGCCGACCGCGAGAAGCGCGCCATGATCCTGACCGCAGAGGGTGTCCGCGAATCCTCGATCAAACAGGCCGAAGGTCAGAAACAGTCGCAGATTCTGGCTGCCGAGGGTGCCAAGCAGGCCGCGATCCTGGCGGCCGAGGCGGACCGGCAGTCGCGGATGTTGCGCGCCCAGGGTGAGCGTGCCGCCCAGTACCTGAAGGCACAGGGGGAGGCCAAGGCCATCGAGAAGACCTTCGCTGCGATCAAGGCGGGGCGGCCGACTCCGGAGATGTTGGCGTACCAGTACCTGCAGACGCTGCCGGAGATGGCCAAGGGCGAGGCGAACAAGGTCTGGCTGGTCCCCAGCGATTTCGGTTCGGCGTTACAGGGATTCACCAAGATGCTGGGTGTCCCCGGTGAGGACGGGGTCTTCCGCTACACCCCGCCGCCGGTGGAGCAGGGCCTGCCCAAGCCCGAGGACGACAGCGACGAGGTCGCCGACTGGTTCTCCACCGAAACCGATCCGGTGATCGCTCAGGCCGTTGCCAAGGCCGAGGCCGAGGCCCGCGCCCCCGCGCCGCCGCTGGGTGCCGCATCACCGCCCAATGAACTGGAGGGTGGCACGCACCGCGCTTGA
- a CDS encoding NfeD family protein, producing the protein MPIPLIWLILALGLAGAEALTGDMFLLMLAGGALAASGSSWLFDVPIWADGVVFLVVSVLLLVLVRPALRRRFEAGQGLPEPVKALEGRSALVLDRVTEHDGQVKLDGETWTARPLNDNDVYEPGEHVTVVRIDGATAVVFRTT; encoded by the coding sequence ATGCCCATCCCGCTGATCTGGCTCATCCTGGCACTGGGACTCGCCGGGGCAGAGGCACTGACCGGCGACATGTTCCTGCTGATGTTGGCCGGGGGTGCGCTCGCGGCGTCAGGTTCGAGCTGGTTGTTCGACGTGCCGATCTGGGCCGACGGCGTGGTGTTTCTGGTGGTGTCGGTGCTCTTGCTGGTGTTGGTCCGGCCCGCGCTGCGGCGTCGTTTCGAGGCCGGCCAAGGGCTTCCCGAGCCGGTCAAGGCGCTCGAAGGCAGGTCTGCGCTGGTGCTCGACCGGGTGACGGAGCACGACGGTCAGGTCAAGCTCGATGGTGAAACGTGGACGGCGCGGCCACTCAACGACAACGATGTGTACGAACCGGGAGAGCACGTAACCGTGGTGCGGATCGACGGCGCCACCGCGGTGGTCTTCAGGACAACGTAA
- a CDS encoding ferrochelatase, with translation MERSDPFDALLLLSFGGPEAPEQVMPFLENVTRGRGIPAERLADVAEHYLHFGGVSPINGINRALIEQLRLQLPDLPVYFGNRNWEPYVEDTVAAMRDNGIRRAAVFTTSAWGGYSSCTQYVEDIARARAAAGPDAPELVKLRQYFDHPLLVEMFAESIAAAAATLPAELRAEARLVFTAHSVPIAAEERHGPRLYSRQVGYATRLVAAAAGYPDYDQVWQSRSGPPRIPWLEPDVADHLTVLGQKGTRAVIVCPIGFVADHIEVVWDLDHELRLQAEQAGIAFARARTPNADERFARLAAGLIEEVRTGAEPLRVAGPDPVAGYGFSVNGAPCSPHCCGPKS, from the coding sequence ATGGAGCGCTCGGATCCCTTTGACGCTCTCCTGCTGCTGTCGTTCGGGGGACCGGAGGCGCCGGAGCAGGTGATGCCGTTCCTGGAGAACGTCACCCGGGGGCGCGGAATCCCGGCCGAGCGGTTGGCCGACGTCGCCGAGCACTATCTGCATTTCGGTGGGGTGTCTCCGATCAATGGGATCAACCGCGCACTGATCGAGCAGCTTCGGCTGCAATTGCCCGATCTGCCGGTGTATTTCGGTAACCGGAACTGGGAGCCGTACGTCGAGGACACCGTTGCGGCGATGCGGGACAACGGTATTCGCCGGGCAGCGGTGTTCACGACGTCGGCCTGGGGTGGGTATTCCAGCTGCACCCAGTACGTCGAGGACATCGCCAGGGCCCGGGCCGCGGCCGGACCTGACGCGCCGGAGCTGGTCAAACTGCGTCAGTACTTCGACCATCCGCTGTTGGTGGAGATGTTCGCCGAATCGATCGCCGCAGCGGCCGCCACCTTGCCCGCCGAGCTGCGCGCCGAGGCCCGGCTGGTATTCACTGCTCACTCGGTGCCCATCGCCGCCGAGGAGCGCCACGGCCCGCGGCTCTACAGCCGTCAGGTCGGCTATGCGACGCGCCTGGTGGCCGCCGCGGCGGGCTACCCGGACTACGACCAGGTGTGGCAGTCGCGATCGGGTCCGCCCCGGATCCCGTGGCTGGAGCCCGACGTGGCCGATCACCTGACTGTGTTGGGCCAGAAGGGAACCCGGGCGGTCATCGTATGCCCGATCGGGTTCGTCGCCGACCACATCGAGGTGGTGTGGGACCTCGATCACGAGCTGCGACTGCAGGCCGAACAAGCCGGTATCGCCTTCGCACGGGCCCGCACCCCGAACGCCGACGAACGTTTCGCCCGGTTGGCGGCCGGGCTGATCGAGGAGGTCCGCACCGGTGCGGAGCCACTGCGGGTCGCCGGTCCGGACCCCGTCGCAGGCTACGGATTCAGCGTCAACGGCGCGCCGTGCTCACCGCACTGCTGTGGCCCGAAAAGCTAG
- the inhA gene encoding NADH-dependent enoyl-ACP reductase InhA, whose protein sequence is MAGLLEGKRILVTGIITDSSIAFHIARVAQEAGAELVLTGFDRMKLIQRIADRLPKPAPLLELDVQNEEHLASLADRVTGVIGEGNKLDGVVHSIGFMPQTGMGVNPFFDAPYADVAKGIHISAYSYASLAKATLPVMNEGGSIVGMDFDPTRAMPAYNWMTVAKSALESVNRFVAREAGPFGVRSNLVAAGPIRTLAMSAIVGGALGAEAGDQMRLLEEGWDQRAPVGWNMKDPEPVAKTVCALLSDWLPATTGTIVYADGGASTQLL, encoded by the coding sequence ATGGCAGGTTTGCTCGAAGGCAAGCGCATCCTCGTCACCGGGATCATCACGGACTCGTCGATCGCGTTCCATATCGCGAGGGTGGCCCAGGAGGCCGGGGCTGAGTTGGTGCTCACCGGATTCGACCGGATGAAGCTGATCCAGCGCATCGCCGACCGGTTGCCCAAGCCGGCACCGCTGCTGGAGCTCGATGTGCAGAACGAGGAGCACCTGGCGAGCCTGGCCGATCGGGTCACCGGTGTCATCGGCGAGGGCAACAAGCTCGACGGCGTGGTCCATTCGATCGGCTTCATGCCGCAGACCGGCATGGGGGTGAACCCGTTCTTCGACGCCCCGTACGCGGACGTCGCCAAGGGCATCCACATCTCGGCGTACTCCTACGCCTCGCTGGCCAAGGCCACCCTGCCGGTCATGAACGAGGGCGGCAGCATCGTCGGTATGGACTTCGACCCGACCCGCGCGATGCCGGCGTACAACTGGATGACCGTCGCAAAGAGCGCACTCGAGTCGGTCAACCGGTTCGTCGCTCGTGAGGCCGGTCCGTTCGGTGTCCGCTCCAACCTGGTTGCGGCCGGCCCGATCCGGACCTTGGCCATGAGCGCCATCGTCGGTGGTGCGCTCGGCGCCGAAGCCGGTGACCAGATGCGGCTGCTCGAAGAGGGCTGGGATCAGCGTGCGCCCGTCGGCTGGAACATGAAGGACCCCGAGCCGGTCGCCAAGACCGTGTGCGCCCTGCTGTCCGACTGGCTGCCCGCCACCACCGGCACCATCGTCTACGCCGACGGCGGCGCCAGCACCCAGCTGCTCTAG
- the fabG1 gene encoding 3-oxoacyl-ACP reductase FabG1: MSDAAVSEADAETAAAEAGGRPAFVPRSVLVTGGNRGIGLAIAQRLAADGHKVAVTHRGSGAPDGLFGVVCDVTDNEAVDRAFKEVEEHQGPVEVLVSNAGISQDAFLMRMTEERFENVINANLTGAFRVAQRASRSMQRKRFGRIIFIGSVSGMWGIGNQANYAAAKAGLIGMARSISRELSKAGVTANVVAPGYIDTEMTRALDERIQAGALEFIPAKRVGTAAEVAGAVSFLASEDASYIAGAVIPVDGGMGMGH, from the coding sequence ATGAGTGACGCTGCTGTCTCCGAAGCCGACGCCGAAACCGCCGCTGCCGAAGCCGGCGGGCGGCCCGCGTTCGTTCCCCGCTCCGTGCTGGTCACCGGTGGAAACCGGGGGATCGGCCTGGCGATCGCGCAGCGACTTGCCGCCGACGGACATAAGGTTGCCGTCACGCACCGTGGGTCCGGGGCACCCGACGGGCTGTTCGGCGTCGTGTGCGACGTGACCGACAACGAGGCCGTCGACCGTGCGTTCAAAGAGGTCGAGGAGCACCAGGGGCCGGTCGAGGTGCTGGTATCCAACGCCGGTATCTCCCAGGACGCGTTCCTCATGCGGATGACCGAGGAACGGTTCGAGAACGTCATCAACGCCAACCTCACCGGAGCCTTCCGGGTGGCGCAGCGGGCCTCGCGCAGCATGCAGCGCAAGCGTTTCGGCCGGATCATCTTCATCGGTTCGGTCTCCGGCATGTGGGGCATCGGCAACCAGGCCAACTACGCGGCCGCCAAGGCCGGTCTGATCGGCATGGCCCGCTCGATCTCCCGGGAGCTGTCCAAGGCCGGCGTCACCGCCAACGTGGTGGCACCCGGTTACATCGACACCGAGATGACCCGTGCCCTGGACGAGCGGATTCAGGCCGGTGCCCTGGAATTCATCCCGGCCAAGCGGGTCGGCACCGCCGCGGAGGTCGCCGGCGCGGTGAGCTTCCTGGCTTCCGAGGACGCAAGCTACATCGCCGGTGCGGTCATCCCCGTCGACGGCGGCATGGGCATGGGTCACTGA
- a CDS encoding VWA domain-containing protein, with the protein MTLPILGPMSLTGFAHPWWFLFLFVVLGLMAYYVIVQRARKQRVLRFANMELLESVAPKQPTRWRHLPAALLAASLVLLTVAMAGPTHDVRIPRNRAVVMLVIDVSQSMRATDVAPSRLAAAQEAAKQFADQLTPGINLGLIAYAGTATVLVQPTTNREATKNGLDKLQLADRTATGEGIFTALQAIATVGAVIGGGDEKPPARIVLMSDGKETVPSNPDNPKGAYTAARTAKDQGVPISTVSFGTPYGYVEINDQRQPVPVDDEMLGRIAKLSGGDAFTASSLEQLKQVFTSLQQQIGYETIKGDASLGWLRLGALVLALAGAAALLINRRLPG; encoded by the coding sequence ATGACTTTACCGATTCTCGGTCCGATGAGCCTGACAGGCTTCGCGCACCCGTGGTGGTTCCTTTTCCTCTTCGTGGTGCTGGGCCTGATGGCGTACTACGTCATCGTGCAGCGGGCGCGCAAGCAGCGGGTCCTGCGGTTCGCCAACATGGAGCTGCTGGAAAGTGTGGCGCCCAAACAGCCGACCAGGTGGCGGCATCTGCCCGCGGCCCTGTTGGCGGCTTCGCTTGTCCTGTTGACGGTGGCGATGGCCGGTCCTACCCATGATGTGCGGATTCCGCGTAATCGCGCGGTGGTGATGCTGGTGATCGACGTATCGCAGTCGATGCGGGCCACCGATGTCGCGCCCAGCCGGCTGGCCGCCGCGCAGGAGGCCGCCAAGCAGTTCGCCGATCAGCTCACACCGGGGATCAACCTCGGCCTGATCGCCTACGCCGGGACGGCGACCGTCCTGGTCCAGCCGACCACCAACCGCGAGGCCACCAAGAACGGTCTCGACAAGCTGCAGTTGGCCGATCGGACCGCAACGGGTGAGGGCATCTTCACCGCACTGCAGGCGATCGCCACCGTCGGTGCCGTGATCGGCGGCGGTGACGAGAAGCCACCCGCGCGCATCGTGCTGATGTCCGACGGCAAGGAAACCGTGCCGTCCAATCCGGACAACCCGAAGGGCGCCTACACCGCGGCACGCACCGCCAAGGACCAGGGAGTGCCGATCTCCACGGTGTCCTTCGGCACGCCGTATGGCTATGTCGAGATCAACGACCAGCGCCAGCCGGTTCCGGTCGACGACGAGATGCTGGGCAGGATCGCCAAGCTGTCCGGCGGTGACGCCTTCACCGCGTCCAGCCTGGAACAGCTCAAGCAGGTGTTCACCTCGCTGCAGCAGCAGATCGGCTACGAGACCATCAAGGGCGATGCCAGCCTCGGTTGGCTGCGGCTGGGTGCGTTGGTGCTGGCCCTGGCTGGGGCGGCCGCCCTGCTGATCAACCGCAGACTGCCCGGTTGA
- a CDS encoding DUF58 domain-containing protein, whose amino-acid sequence MTTPPGARRSVDLPSLKRGEIRDPALTAALRKLELTVRRKLDGVLHGDHLGLIPGPGSEPGDSRIYQPGDDVRRMDWSVTARTQTPHVRQMIADRELETWLVVDMSASLDFGTAGCEKRDLAVAAAAAIAFLNSGGGNRIGAIIANGDIVRRVPALSGRIHEQELLRAIATTPKAPTGVRGDLAAAIDALRRPERRRGMAVIISDFLGPINWMRPLRAIAGRHEVLGIEILDPRDVELPAIGDVVLQDTETGVTREFTIDEQLRSDFERAAAAHREEVARTLRRCDAPLLSLRTDRDWIADVVRFVASRRRGALAGR is encoded by the coding sequence GTGACCACACCTCCCGGGGCCCGACGCTCAGTGGATCTGCCGTCTCTGAAGCGCGGGGAGATTCGGGACCCTGCGTTGACGGCGGCGTTACGCAAGCTTGAGCTGACGGTGCGCCGCAAGCTCGACGGCGTGCTCCACGGCGATCACCTCGGCCTGATCCCGGGTCCGGGGTCGGAGCCGGGGGACTCGCGGATCTACCAGCCCGGCGACGATGTGCGCCGGATGGACTGGTCGGTGACAGCGCGGACGCAGACGCCGCACGTGCGGCAGATGATCGCCGACCGTGAACTGGAGACCTGGCTGGTCGTCGACATGTCGGCCAGCCTGGACTTCGGTACCGCCGGGTGTGAGAAGCGCGACCTTGCGGTGGCGGCCGCCGCCGCGATCGCATTTCTCAACAGCGGTGGCGGCAACCGGATCGGTGCGATCATCGCCAACGGCGACATCGTGCGCCGGGTTCCGGCACTGAGTGGGCGGATACACGAGCAGGAATTGCTGCGGGCGATCGCCACCACGCCGAAGGCCCCGACCGGGGTCCGCGGCGATCTGGCCGCGGCCATCGATGCGCTGCGTCGTCCCGAGCGGCGGCGCGGGATGGCGGTGATCATCAGCGACTTCCTGGGACCGATCAACTGGATGCGCCCGCTGCGGGCGATCGCCGGTCGTCACGAGGTGCTGGGAATCGAGATCCTGGACCCGCGCGACGTCGAACTGCCTGCCATCGGTGACGTGGTGCTGCAGGACACCGAGACCGGTGTCACCCGCGAGTTCACCATCGACGAGCAGTTGCGCAGTGACTTCGAGCGCGCCGCCGCAGCGCACCGCGAAGAAGTGGCACGCACGTTGCGGCGTTGCGATGCGCCGCTGCTGAGTCTGCGCACCGACCGGGACTGGATCGCCGATGTGGTGCGGTTCGTTGCGAGCCGGCGGCGTGGCGCCTTGGCTGGACGATAA